Within Selenomonas ruminantium subsp. lactilytica TAM6421, the genomic segment TTCATATCGGGCGTAGGAGATTTGCCAGTACCACTCGACAAAGACAGCTACCTAAAACTCCCTCGGGACAAAGTGGAGAACCTAACCAAAGCCGGAGCGTTGGATTTTGTGGGGGACAGAGCCAAACTGCTGGAGAAGCTGTATAAAGGCGGTCAGCTGGAACGATTGCAGAAACAACTCGACACTGCTGCAGAACGGCAAGAAAAGAATCGTATCCTGTATGAATCAGCAAAAGAGGGCACAAAGAAAAAAGAGGATGCCAAACGCAAAATGCTGAAATATTCCGAGCAGAAGTGGGACATCCAGCAACGTATAGACGAGGTCAATGCGCTGAACTGCAAGGACTTTGACCAGTCAAAAGCAGAAATGGAAGTGCTGGGCATGACTTTTGTCGATGTGTTCGCCGGATATGACCTGTCCAAATACTCCACACCTGAAGTAGACGAGAACGGAAAACCAGTAGAGAGCACCCCAAATCGGAGGATTGTGCTAGGCTGTGTCAGACGCTGGAAACCGTGGAAACAGAAGAACGGAAAACCTATGGCCTTTTTCTCCATAGAGTGTCCTGACGGTAGAACCTATGACCTTGTAATGTTTAACTATGTTTATGCGCAATTAGAGCTAAACAAGGTATATGGCTTTGTCTTGCAGGGCAATAAATTCAAAAAAACATTGTAAAAACATACAAGAAAAACCATAACGACAGTGACCTGCTGTTATTGACACACACATATAAACGACCATATAATTGTATATAGAGCAAAAAGAAAGAATCACAAAAGGAGTGGTAACTATGGCAAGGGGAAGAACCAAAGGTGACGTAGATTACGACAAAATCCTCCAAAAATGGAATATCTCTTACGAACTTTATGATAAATGGGTATCGGCAAAAAAAGTCGTATACATTTTAGACCAGTATAAACAAGAACTTGGGATAGAAACAGATCGAGAACTGGCCGAAAAAACAGGGATACTAAAGCAAATTATCTCAGCCACTAGGAGCAAAGCCCGCAAGGGGAGCCGTTTGCAAGCGCTTGGAGCAATAACACTGATTGATGCATTAGGGATAGACCCTCGCGTTATCCTGGTTCAAAAGGTAAAGCCAATCGAACTGACACTCAATCCTTACGATGCGCTTTTTCTTGACTCTTTCCCCAGTGACGTAGACCGGGCAAACCTGATGAAATACAAAAACGAAATCCTGTCGTACCTGCACAAGCTGGTTGATGAATCCAAAAAGAAAAACATTGCCGAAATGGAAAGATATGTGAACTCAAACTAAAAGCCGCCGAAAGGCGGTTTCTTTTTTTATGCCTTTTTCGTCTGTATTTATTTGTGTGTTTATATATTTACGTATTTTTATACTTGTTTATGTATGTGTATAACTACGTATTTATGCACGCCTACACATGCCCTTCTATGCGTTTATGCACGTTTGTATGCACCTGTGTTTTTATACTTATTTATGTATGTGTTTTATTGTGTACTTATGTATTTGCTTATATATACACATAAAAAAAGAGTGCCTTCCGGCACCCTTCGGTCATTGGCTTATATCATTTTTATAGGTCTTCTCCGTTTGGACTTCCCGCTGTTTTTTATCACATCGGAAACATCCTCTGGCGTAGGGTCGTTCTCGGTCTGCTCGTTTTTTTCGGTCTTTTCTTTTTGCTGTGGCTTTGGCATATATTCAGGATGCGGAATATATTCTTCGTCGGGTTCTTCCGCTGGCTCGTCCACGGTGTCCACACCCGGCCCATCGTTCGCCTGGTCTGCCTGAGCTTCAGCAACCTTGGCTTCTTCCTCGGCCTTCTTCATCAGCTCTTTGCCTTTTTCGACCTTAGCTCGTTTGCTCACTGCCTGACTTACGCTATCCTTGAAATCATCTTCCAACTCAAAAGCCGCCAGTGCGTCACCTTTATGCGTGGGGATGATGGTTCTTTTTGTTTCCTTCTTCATAGCTTTGATTCGAGCCACCTTCTCCGCCAGCATCTTGTCCTTTTCATCCCTCAGTATCTTGAAGAAATCCTCGCGCAGAACAAGCTCAGATATATAGGCCGACATATTAAGCCCCATCGCATCAGCCTGAACCTTCAGAAGCTCCTTTACTTCCGGCTCTATTGTGATTGTCATATTAACTCGCATATTTTATCAGTCCTTTTCTCCTGCATAATATCCGTAAGCATTTGCAAATACCGCTGTCATTTCGTCCAGTGGTTTATATGCAGTATCTTTAAAGTGGGGGGCAATGAAAGAGGTGCCACCGCCGACGATGTAAAGAGAGTCCATCAGTTCGAGATTCCAATGGTTAATTCTGAGATTGTTCTTGATAGTCTTTGCCATTCTCTCAAAGGCTTTGTCAGCCTCCTCGGGTACTTTGTCAATGTATAACTTCGCTTCATAGCTCTCAATATCATTGTAGCCGACATTTTCAAGAGCTTTCACAATATCCCGATAAGCATTGATAACGCCTTTCTCTAAGCTGCCGCTGTTCTCTGGGACGTAAGTGCCGCGCTTGAAGTAAGCAAAATCGACGGTTTTCTGTCCAATGTCAACGATGCCAATCACTTTTCTTTTGATGTCCTTATCGTCTTTGGCAATCAGTTTGTAGACAGCTTCCGACTGGGCATATACGGAGATTTTCTTGATGTCAACGGAGCACTTCTTGCCATTATAGGACACTTCATACTTGCCTTTTAGCTTCGTTAGAGCGTCTTTCATGGCCTTGTAATCGCTAATGGGTAGTCCAACCGCAACCGAATCGGAGAAGCTCTCTGTGTCCGTCATAGCACAGATAGCAGTCAACATGAAAATCTTGTGACGTAACATATCAGTACGGTCAAATGGAGCTTCGCCGCCACGGTTCAAGGCGGTCATACCAACATGGTACTTAACACCGTCCAATTCAAGCAGCTGATCGTCCGGATCAGTAGTGGGAATGTAATCCTCCGATGCTTCCATGTAAACAGACGGGAAAGCCGTAACCTCCTCGCCGTCATACACCTTCACATTACCAAATCCAACATCGATACTAAGCATAGATACAACATCCTTTCAATATGTATTTGTTTATGTGCGGTTCCCGACTGGTTCCCCGCAACAACCATATTATAGCACACGTACATATTTATTTGCAAGCATATTTATTTTATATGTATGGTTATATTCGTTTACATACGTATTTGGAAATTATAAAAACGAAGAGTGTATTATATTTATGAAAAACTTGGGCTTGACTCCATCATATATGGTGTGTTATTCTTGATGCATAGACATTTTGAACACGGACAACAAAAAAGGACAACAAAAAAGGACTTCTCCCGCGCCAACGGTTGAAATCCTTTAGTCCACATAGCCTGCAGCCACAGGCACTTGTAGGAAGCGACGCCAATCGCAAGACCTACTTTGAAAGCAACTACTGATTTGTGTACGGAATCAGCAGAGCATTGTTTTCTATTACTATATTATACAGTAATGGAGTAAATAATGCAAGAGTTATAGCTGTATTTTGCTATATTTCTATACGCATATTCGGGAGCATTTTCAGACCTGTGGTGTTGGTTTGAGGATGCTCCTTTTTGGTATGTCTAAAACAGGAAAAGAGGTTATTGGTATGGCATGGACAGTAAACGGTATAAAACTGAACAACACGCATCTCGCCGTATACAACTGCGTAAAACGCTTATCGAAGAAGCAAGGATACTGCTCTGCATGGAACGAGCAAATCGGGAAGGACTGGATGGTGAATCGTTCTCCTGATCGCGTGAGCCACATTTTAACCGACCTGCGTAGAGCTGGCCTGGTTGCCGTGCTTTGCATTTACGAGAAAGGCAGAAACTTTGTGAAGCATCGTAAACTCACCATTGTTGGGGACTTCCTGAAGGCCGTAACCCCCAGTCTTTCCTCTATCGCTACAAATAACGAGGTACATTCCGTAGGATGTAATAATAAGACAAACAACAACGACGGCGAGCCACTCAAGAACCTGATGCGGTCTGCCATGAAGCTGGGTATATCCCCATATCGGGTAAGTGTTGCCATTAGAAAATGGGGCATTAAGTACGTTCAAGAAAAGATGGCCATTGTTGCCAACTCCCGCACGGTAAAGAATCCGGTGGCTTATTTCCTGAGAGCATTACTCTCCGATTGGAAGCCCAATAAACGCGCATCTAAGCATATCGGACAACCCTGCGACTATACCCGCAAGACCGTATTCACTGTGAACTACGAAAACCATGAAGCAGATGCCGTTGTCAAAACACGTTCCCTCGATGAAATAGCCAAGGACTCTCCATTTGCTAAGTTTCTGCGATAAGAGCATAGATATTCCCTGACAACTCCATACTCTACGCATCAGGCGTACTCTATTCATTTTTAGGGACTTTATGCCCATTATTTTAAATGCGGGTAATTTCTGAAAATAATTTCTTTGAGTATTCGTCATACTTTCTAATGTGTCAATAGACACTGGCTCTCCTTGTATTTATTGGGGTCTTGCTTATGGTATTTCTTTACAGAGATAAAGCGACACAGGGAATGCGACCAAAGTCATAATATCTTTGCTTGACATTACATTCGTCACAGTCTATTATTAAAATCACATTAGAAATTGAGGCAAAAAAAAAAAAAAACACCAATTCTGACATTTTCCATCGGGGAAACACGTTTTACCATTCGTAGCTCACTTTTTTGCACATCTTCAACTATTCGGGAACGTAAACCACTTATAGTCTATTTGTAAAATGATACTTTTAATAAAAAGAATTTATTTTATAAAAATGTATTGTTTTTATGTGTATACTGTGGTAGACTGTATTTAGTTTACAAAACAGGAGGTTCTTTTCATCATGCAAAAATTCCCCAAGATTTTCCGTTTTCTCGGTAAAGACATCAAGATTGACTCTCTCGAAGAAGAGAAGAAGATTTTAGACGGCTTATCGAGGCTCGTTCGCGATAACTTTGAGTGCGGGTTCCAAGGGCATGACGGAAGAGAACTTCCCATTAGAATACAGATTGGAGATGCGTGTTAATTGGCTAAAAAGAACGATGTCGAGGCTCAGCTGAAAGCTCCTTTTCCGCTGGCTGACCTTGAGTGGCGTGTTGGTTCCACTTTCAAAGAGGGTACAAAGGGGATTTTATTGCCTTTTGTGACAGCCCGAGCAATTCAGGAACGGCTCGACCAGGTGTTCGGCGTTGAGGGTTGGAAGAACAAACCGGATATTTACGAGCAGGGTGTTGTGTGCACTCTGACGGCTACAACCGCCGATGGTAAGGTGATTGAGAAAGCTGATGGCGCAGAGTTCTCACAGGTTAGTGGCCTGAAGGGTGGCATCAGTGGTGCTCTGAAAAGGGCTGCTTCTGCAATGGGCATTGGCAGGTATCTGTATGATCTGCCGGTTATCAACGTAGAACTCGACCACAAGCGGTTCAAAGGCAAGGTCGTGGCTCTCCCCGATGAGTTTGTTCCCGAATCGGAGAAAACTGGGGCGACGGAAGTTAAGATTGAGTATTACGGTTTCGCTGGCTCTGACGGCGGTTACAACAATCATAGAGGCGCATCCAATAGTGCACCCTTAGGTAACGTATCGGAAGACGAAATCAAGGCCGCTATGGACTTTGTGGTGCGTAATGACAAATACAACGAGGGCAAGAAGATGTCCGAAGTGTGGGAGAAATCCCTGCGCTTCCTTGCAAATGGTCGCGACAAAGAACAGGCCAGAGCAGCTCGAATTGTAGCTCGGCATAAGGGCATCGCACTGTAAGTATTTATGTATGTAAGTGCATATGTGTTTGTTTGTGTATGTAGTTATTTGTGTAAATATGTATAGTGGAGGTTTGCTGTGTTACGTTTAACAACCATATTTCTAGCCGGGTGCGGGGCCTATGTATTGGTTGGCACCTATATGGTACTGTGCCTCCTAAATCGTTGCACTCTTTCTTCAACAGATAGCTACAATATGTGCGACGTTATGCGTACTTGTGCTCATATTATAGGGTATCACCTGAAACTCATAGAGTGTGCAATATCCACACAAACACACAACAACATAAACAAATATGTGTGTAAATATGTATGTGCATAGATATTGAGAAATTCGTGGGGTTGCCTTTTAAGAGCCAGCTCCACCAATGTTGCCTGATGTACTGTCTAGCCAATGGCGTATCAGCATTTAAGAACAAAAAGCCCTCGCCTGATTACTTCAAGTGCAGAGCGTATCTGTTTAAACTGCCAACACAGGACATCAAAAACATTGCATTGATGCTCATGAAAGAGCGAAAACCTGTCTACCTCTATGACCTATTAAAAAAGGCACAGGAGTATGTAGAGCGGGAGCGTACAGAGGAAAATAAAAATAAGATTGACCGTCTTGAGAAAGCGTGTAAAAACGGCAATTCTTACGACATGGATGCAGCTTTGTTAGATTTTTTAGGATAACATATGTTAAGAAAAACGATAGCGACATTGACAGTGACAACGGTTCTAGGTGTCGGACTGTGGTTCATTGATGACTTTTACACAGAGAAAACATTAGAATGGTACGAAGACTCCTATGCTTATGCTTTTGAGAAGACCAACGAGAAGCCCGATGAGGATAACGAACTTGGTCGTATGACATGGCTTTTGTGCTGGCGTATAGCGAATAATTTTACGCCGTCGCTGTCAGATTGGCTCGACCCACCACCAAAAGTGGGAAAAAGAGAAACAGTTGAGTACATACAGAAACAGGGGTATTATTACGATGCGTGGAAAGGAACTCTCGTAGAGATACCCGAATCGGAGGAAAAATAGATGTAAAAACCCTTGTAGGTCAGGTCGATTTAGTCGAGTTCGCTGAGAAGTACACGGATTTACAGAAGCAAGGTGATGTGTACCGGGGAATATGCCCTGTTTGTCAGCACGATAACAACAGTGAATTTGTTATATACGACCACAAAACCTACCATTGCTGGGCGTGCGGCTCATCGGGCGACGTTATCAATCTGTTGCGGGATAAGTATAAGCTGGACTTTTTCGCGGCGGCTGAGAAACTTGCCGATATGATGAACGTAGATTTAACCCATGACAAAGGCTATAAGGCCAGAAAAGAAGCGGTAAATAAAAGACAGGAATGGGCGAGAGCCTGCCAGCGCAATCTGAAGGTAGTCAAGGACTATCTCACTAAGGTGCGCGGCCTGTCAGACAGCACAATAGACTATTTTCAGTTAGGTGCGGATGAGCACGGAAATGTATCTATCCCCCTGATCGACGCAAACGGTCGCTATGTAAGCTGGGCAGTTCGCCGCTTTGAAGGTCAGCCAAAATATTTGACTGGTAAGAATGACGAGATTTTTACTAAAGCGGAATTTCTCTTTAATATGCGTGGCGCAAAGGAGAGAATGACGAACACCCTCTACTTAGTGGAGGGCTTTTTTTGTGCCATGAGTTTGTATGAAGCTGGTTTTGCGGCAGTGGCATACAATAGCAGCCAACCCTCGAAACAGCATATACAGAAGATGGCAGCACTTTTGAAATATCATCCTGAGCTGACAGTGGTGCTGGTGCCGGATAATGACGGCGTGGCCTACCCGCTGGTCGAAAAAGTCAGGAAGAACCTTCTGCGATATGCTCCTGAGTTACCTGTGGAAGTGCTGATGTTGCCGGATGGCATGAAGGATGTCAATGACTTCTTTGTTGCTGGTGGCACATCGGAAGGATTTGCACAGTTGCCGAAAGAGCCGATTGACCTGTTTGTGTTGAAGCAGGAACTGCAGAAGTGCGGGAGTCGAACGGCAGAGCGCAAAATGGTGGAGTCATACGCCAAGACAGTCAAGGATAATCTTACCCTGCTGCAGATCGCGAGTTATCTTGCTGGCAAATGGGGAGTCACGACAGAGGCCGTAGACGACTTCCTGCAGGTGTCCCGGCAAGGCATGGATTTAGACAGTGATTTCAAAGACCCCGACCAATGTATCGCGGAAACCGTGAAAATGCTGAAAGAGCCAGTTATGTCATATGGTGTCAAGACTCTTGATGATGGTATCAGGGGGGCTGGCCGGAGAAAAGATGTAACCATTGTTGGTGCGTGTTCCTCGGTCGGCAAGACATTCTTTGTTGTCTGTATGGCGGCAGATATGGTGGTGCGTCAGCGTAAGCGTATTGTGTTCTTCTCGCTGGAAATGAGCGCGGGGGCGTTGTTTGAGCGTCTTATCGCCTGTTTGCTGGGGCGCAGTTCGGATATTGTCGATAAAATGCTCATCGAAGGAGATCCGCTGGCCTATTCCGTACTGGAGAAGTTGCGCGAATACATCTATGTTGTCGATAAGAACGGCCTGACCATCGAGGAAATTGATGCCTATGTCAAAACCGCGAACAGTAAAATGTTTGATGGCCAGTTAGACTGTGTGTTTATTGACTATCTGCAGTATATGAAAGGGTGTTCCGAGTATCAGGTGTTGGCTGAAACGGCGAAAGGGCTGAAACCACTGGCGAAAAACAACAACATCCATGTGGTGGCTCTCAGTCAGTTGAACCGTGGTGTTAATCCGTGGGAGCGTCCTGACATGGGCAAACTAAAAGGCGGTGGCGACATCGAAGCATCCGGGGATGAAATTCTGCTGCTTTGGAGGCCGGAAAAAGATCCGAACCTGTTACCAGACGAACGAGAGTTAAAGAAAAACAAGGTTATGTGTGCGATAGGAAAGGCTCGTCATGGTGCTCGTATAGACGAAACAGAGCTGATTTTTGATCCAGCCACATCGAGAATAAGAGGTGTATAGTTGCCATACAACAAATATATCTGTCCTGATGGGCAGACTTGTGATATTGATAAATGCCTGAATGAGTGTCGTATTCCTGAAATGTTTGAGGCAGACCGTTGTTTATCTCATCGGACACTTAAAGCGATTTCCGAACAGAGAACATGGAACGGTCACCCCTCGGCTACCCAGTTACTGAGCGGCACTCGGGAAGAGTACCTGAAGATAAAGAAAAACTATGCCATTGACCCGCAGTCATCCATCTTTGCTATCTTTGGTACTGGCTGTCATGCGTTCCTCGAAGGATTCCTCGAGAATGACAAGATGATAGCGGAAAAACGACTGATGGACGCGACAGGGACTTACACAGGCCAGTTCGACTGCTACGATGGAAAAAGGCAGATTCTCTACGATGTGAAAACCTACGGTAGCTTCAAAACCGCGCATTTGATGGGGTTGGTCAAACATAGGGAGCCGATTTTAGATGAAAATGGAGTGCAGAAAAAATACAAAAACGGCAGGAAGATGTTTAAAACTTTCTTTACAGTCGGCCGGAGAAGCAATTTTGATGTTGCTGTTCAGCTTAATGCTTATCGGATGATGGTTGAGCACGCTGGCTATCCTGTCAAAGATATGCAGGTTGAGGTGTTTACTCGTGACGCTGGGACGTTCGCGGCAAAAGACCGGGGCGTTATGACCAACATGCAGCTGGTGCGTATCAACTTTATTTCTGACCGTTGGATTCAGCGGTTTATGCTGACCAAAGCCCACCGACTGATTGAGGCCGTTGAACAGGATAAGTTGCCCCCTCCGTGCTCGTATCGGGAATGTTGGGGAGGCCGGAAGTGTCAGGATTACTGCGCGGTGTGGAAGTGGTGCGATAAGGGCAGGGAGATTCATGGCGAAACGACCTGAAACCCTTGAACTGGAAAACGCGTTGATGGCAAAGACGGTCGAGTTTAGGACGTTCGGATGCCCCGAAGTAACCATTGGCTGGTACGGTAGAAAGCGCGTAGACTTCATGCAAACGAATACGAAGGGTATTATATGGTGCTATGAAATCAAAGTGACTGTAAGCGATTTTCACAGTAAGCATGGCCATAATTTTATGGGGCACTATAACTACTACGTTATGACACCTGAACTATACGAACAGGTCAAAGGCGAAATCCCCAGTGAGGTTGGTGTACTGGTTGGCAAATACCTTGACTGTAAGAAGAAGTCCAAGCGTAAGAAGCTGACCGCAGAACAGGCCGAAATGATGCGGTTGTATCTGACCAGATCAATGGCTCGTGAAGTCAAAAAGAACTGGAAAAGCCACAATGGGGACATCATCAACGAATATGAGCGGCGAGTCGCATACTGGAAACGCGCATACGAAATCGAGCGAGAAAGAAACGCCGACAGAATACAATACAGAAGGAGATAACGATGGAATTTCCCAAAACAGTGATTATAAACATTGACCATCCACAGGGGCTGCCCGACGTGGAGTGCAGAGGACAGATGGGCACTGCTCTCAGACCAATCGACAACGGCGATTATTGGGAGGTGCGCTTCTATGGCTTTGGTGAGCCTGACAGATATTATGAGGCGGCATTTCACAAAAACAGCTTGGAGGTGGTAGCGTGAAAAAAAGATTTGAAAATGGCAATACATACGCAAGCAAACTGTATCAGCTTTTGACAAGTTCCAGTAAGACAATCAGGGTTTATTCTGTAAAGACGCTCCGAATGTTGCTGGGAGTTCCTGCGGGTTCTTATCAGACAGGAAGTGTGCAGTTGCTTCTGAAGTCTATTGTCTACGAGCCGGTGGAAACAATCAACCAAAAGACAGCCCTGAAGGTGTGCTATGAAAGCATCAAAGTAAAGGGCGAGGTTGTTGCAGTCAAGTTTACTGTAAAATACCCCACAGCCAAGGCCGAGCAGCCGCGACAGATGGAGTTTAGTGCAGCACCCAATTCGCATATTGTTCCCACAGTAGACGAAAAAGGGAAAATGTGTTTTGCGACCGTTTCGGAAAATCCGATTATCAACAAGACAACCACGAAGGAAGAAGTGCCAAAATTCCTTGCTATTGAAGGTAAGCCCTTGACTATTGATGATGCAGTTTCTCATCCCAGTCACTATACAGATGGGCGCATCGAGGTTATCGAATTTATACAAGACAAGAAGCTGGACTTCTGCAGAGGCAACATTGTTAAGTATGTCAGCAGAGCCGGGAAGAAGGGGGACAAATCGAAGGAGCTGGAGGATCTGAAGAAGGCTCGTCAGTATTGCGATTTCGCTATCAATCAGTTGGAGGGCAGAATATGGAATACTTAAAACTGCAAACTCTTATCGAAAGCAAATTCGGTAAAAGCCAGCATGTGCGTTGTTATATGGAAGGACAGATTGGTAAGGTCGTAAAAATCAAACTCGACACAGACGAAGAAAACAAGCGCACCTTCTACTATCTGTTGGAGTTAGACAACGAAGAGCGGAGCTGGTACGCAGAGAGCGAATTGGAGGGACTTCCGGGGGACAGGGCAATATGATTCATATTTCGATTTATGATGGAAGTCTGAAAACGCCCTTTCGAGAAATCGGAACAAATATTAGTAGCACCGCAACGAAGGAAGAAATTGCTTCTGAAGTGATGGGGCTGTTAAAGTCTCACGACAAATTAAGACATGGCGAAACGGCTATGCAGAAAGCGTATCGCGATGAATAAAATTACAGACTTCTACGGCACGGGACTTAACAGCGAGCATATCTCTTTTGCGAATAGATTTCATATCAGAGGCGTTCACAAAGAGGGTATGACTGTACGCCAACTTATTCACGAGTTGCAATTACAGAACATGGACAGCAAGGTTATCTGGTATGACAAGGACGGCTGTACTCACAAGGTAATTGATGTAGTTCAAGACGGTAAAAGAGTGGTGGCGATATTTTGACGGACATACAATTCTTGGCTGTTTGGTTCGGAGCATGGGCGTTGGGCTATCCCACTCTTATGTCGCTGTTTACTTGCCAGTGGAGAGATTTTGGCTACATTCTGCTTATTGATTATTTGTATATTTTTATTTGCGGGGTGGTGCTGTTTTGACGCAGGGCGATTTGTTTTGCTGGGTAGTGACGGTCTGTGCGTGTATTGGCTTAACGGGCTTCACAGGCTGGGCGATAACCTGTTTGGCTTCCGATGTGAAAAAACGCATTGAAGAAATGATAAGCGGTAAGAAGGATAGGTGGTAAGGTCAGTGAATGAGTTTGTTAATTTTCTTACAACGACAGACCCAAAACTTGTTATGGATTGGGCGATGGCTATATTCATTTCGGTGCTTTCCCTGTTCTTAGTGATTTTAGTGGGTTCGCTGGTGGCAAAAGAGTTCATTGAGATATGGGGGTTAGACGAATGACTGTAGATGAACTTATAGCAGAACTACTGGAACAAAACCCCGAAGCAGAAGTGCGTTTCCTGAACTGGGGAAGAACAGAAGGATTTGAACCTATGCCAATCGAGGGTGTAGGCAAGGACGATAAAGGAGTTGTTATCTATTGAATCACATCAAACTTAAACCCGAGGACGTATCGCGGGAACCCCCGTGTATCAGGTGTCATAGACCAGCCTACGAGCATTGCTACTCGGATGCCGGACGGCGGGAAGTGAGTATCAGCGGCCTGTGCGAAGAGTGCTTTGACGAGATTTGCGACGCGATGGAGGCTGAAGATTGATGAAAAAATATGTTATTGGGCTGATTTTTGGCCTTATCATGGGGATGGCTGGAGCGGCGTATGCGAGTAGTTACGAGGTTAATTACTGGACTGACCCCGACACGAAGGTGCAGTATTTGGTCGTGAGAGAATATTGGGACGGAGTAGCCATTGGTATTTGCCCTCGCTATACATCTAACGGAAACATCATGTATGTTGGTTCTGAAATTGTAGAAGGAGATTAAGATGGATTTTGGTTTATTTATTTACGGTTTGACGATTGGTGCTGGTCTGTGTACTGGCGTTATTGTAGCAGATACGATTTTCTACTGCGGTAAAAAACTCATCGGGAAGTATATCCATATTGGCTGATTGCGTGGTTAAACAGTATTGTTTGACTGGCGAAAAACGTGGTGAGTGCAGAAAATGCAAGGAGTACAACAAGTTTGAACGCAAAAAGTCAAAGTCCCGACAGGCAACTGGTAGGGCAAACAAACGGAAGGGGAAGGAGTCAGAGAAAAAACTGTTACTTCACTTCCAAAGACAGGGACTCGAGAGCCGCATTATTGAGGGTTCGGGAGCGTATAAGAAAAGCAAGGGAGAAGGGTTTGATTCAGATCTGAGAGTCACCATTCTCGATAAAGAGCGCAAGGTGGAGAATAAGAAGTATGCGTCCAAGGCATCGGCTCTCCATCGGATTAGACGGCTCATCGGAGAAACGGACATCCTTTATATCACAGGCTTTTGTTATATCATGGATGAAAATATTTTTTACGATGTGGTCAAGAACAGTGAAAATTATAGCGTGGGCGAGGCTGCCAATATTAAAGCCATTCACACCGCAGAGAACACTTACAAAATTCGGGAGGTGTCTGACCGCGACTTTGGCTGGCTTCACAAGTTCTTTGAACAAGACTATGCCGACATTGTGTCGTTGGATGAGTCATACCGGGATTTCCTGTTCTGCTTACAGACTGGGTTCTTCAAAGAGATTATCTAACTATACACATATAAACAATACAAATAAAAATAAGAATTTATTTTATATAAAAGTATTGACAACACATATAAAAAGGTGTACTATAATCAAGGATTAAAAAAAAACAGTTTCTACATTGTTTATATCTTCTAATT encodes:
- a CDS encoding DnaB-like helicase C-terminal domain-containing protein, producing MERNSRRDTRIGGKIDVKTLVGQVDLVEFAEKYTDLQKQGDVYRGICPVCQHDNNSEFVIYDHKTYHCWACGSSGDVINLLRDKYKLDFFAAAEKLADMMNVDLTHDKGYKARKEAVNKRQEWARACQRNLKVVKDYLTKVRGLSDSTIDYFQLGADEHGNVSIPLIDANGRYVSWAVRRFEGQPKYLTGKNDEIFTKAEFLFNMRGAKERMTNTLYLVEGFFCAMSLYEAGFAAVAYNSSQPSKQHIQKMAALLKYHPELTVVLVPDNDGVAYPLVEKVRKNLLRYAPELPVEVLMLPDGMKDVNDFFVAGGTSEGFAQLPKEPIDLFVLKQELQKCGSRTAERKMVESYAKTVKDNLTLLQIASYLAGKWGVTTEAVDDFLQVSRQGMDLDSDFKDPDQCIAETVKMLKEPVMSYGVKTLDDGIRGAGRRKDVTIVGACSSVGKTFFVVCMAADMVVRQRKRIVFFSLEMSAGALFERLIACLLGRSSDIVDKMLIEGDPLAYSVLEKLREYIYVVDKNGLTIEEIDAYVKTANSKMFDGQLDCVFIDYLQYMKGCSEYQVLAETAKGLKPLAKNNNIHVVALSQLNRGVNPWERPDMGKLKGGGDIEASGDEILLLWRPEKDPNLLPDERELKKNKVMCAIGKARHGARIDETELIFDPATSRIRGV
- a CDS encoding DUF3310 domain-containing protein, producing MKKRFENGNTYASKLYQLLTSSSKTIRVYSVKTLRMLLGVPAGSYQTGSVQLLLKSIVYEPVETINQKTALKVCYESIKVKGEVVAVKFTVKYPTAKAEQPRQMEFSAAPNSHIVPTVDEKGKMCFATVSENPIINKTTTKEEVPKFLAIEGKPLTIDDAVSHPSHYTDGRIEVIEFIQDKKLDFCRGNIVKYVSRAGKKGDKSKELEDLKKARQYCDFAINQLEGRIWNT
- a CDS encoding ParM/StbA family protein; its protein translation is MLSIDVGFGNVKVYDGEEVTAFPSVYMEASEDYIPTTDPDDQLLELDGVKYHVGMTALNRGGEAPFDRTDMLRHKIFMLTAICAMTDTESFSDSVAVGLPISDYKAMKDALTKLKGKYEVSYNGKKCSVDIKKISVYAQSEAVYKLIAKDDKDIKRKVIGIVDIGQKTVDFAYFKRGTYVPENSGSLEKGVINAYRDIVKALENVGYNDIESYEAKLYIDKVPEEADKAFERMAKTIKNNLRINHWNLELMDSLYIVGGGTSFIAPHFKDTAYKPLDEMTAVFANAYGYYAGEKD
- a CDS encoding MmcB family DNA repair protein, which produces MAKRPETLELENALMAKTVEFRTFGCPEVTIGWYGRKRVDFMQTNTKGIIWCYEIKVTVSDFHSKHGHNFMGHYNYYVMTPELYEQVKGEIPSEVGVLVGKYLDCKKKSKRKKLTAEQAEMMRLYLTRSMAREVKKNWKSHNGDIINEYERRVAYWKRAYEIERERNADRIQYRRR
- a CDS encoding Rad52/Rad22 family DNA repair protein codes for the protein MAKKNDVEAQLKAPFPLADLEWRVGSTFKEGTKGILLPFVTARAIQERLDQVFGVEGWKNKPDIYEQGVVCTLTATTADGKVIEKADGAEFSQVSGLKGGISGALKRAASAMGIGRYLYDLPVINVELDHKRFKGKVVALPDEFVPESEKTGATEVKIEYYGFAGSDGGYNNHRGASNSAPLGNVSEDEIKAAMDFVVRNDKYNEGKKMSEVWEKSLRFLANGRDKEQARAARIVARHKGIAL